From a single Myxocyprinus asiaticus isolate MX2 ecotype Aquarium Trade chromosome 33, UBuf_Myxa_2, whole genome shotgun sequence genomic region:
- the LOC127424422 gene encoding host cell factor 1-like isoform X3 produces the protein MASSGTAGSVLQLRWKRVLGWSGPVPRPRHGHRAVAIKELMVVFGGGNEGIVDELHVYNTATNQWFIPAVRGDIPPGCAAYGFVCDGTRLLVFGGMVEYGKYSNDLYELQASRWEWKRLKPKAPKNGPPPCPRLGHSFSLIGNKCYLFGGLANDSEDPKNNIPRYLNDLYTLELRPGSNVAGWDIPITYGVLPPPRESHTAVVYTEKTSKKSRLIIYGGMSGCRLGDLWTLDIDTLTWNKPAISGAAPLPRSLHSATTITNKMFVFGGWVPLVMDDVKVATHEKEWKCTNTLACLNLDTMSWETILMDTLEDNIPRARAGHCSVAINNRLYVWSGRDGYRKAWNNQVCCKDLWYLETDRPLPPSRVQLVRANTNSLEVSWGAVPTADTYLLQLQKYDIPAATAAMSPTVNPTSSLPVNSPKSPVPASAAPAAQSMPLSGVTLVPQVPSPTTFMPGSPIAASPRGPAILKVAAPHSTPGTSVVTVRQAIPGSKSPVTVTSLPAGVRMVVPAQSTQGTPIGSSPQMSGMAALAAAAAATQKIPPSSTTTVLNVPAGATLVKTVAMTPGSTTLPATVKVASPVMVTNPATRMLKTAAAQVGTSAISTPNTPTRPIITVHKSGTVTVAQQAQVVTTMVGGVTKTITLVKSPITMSGGSALISSLGKMMSVVQTKPVQTSAVTGQAGSSPVTLIQTKTPLPAGTILKLVTSADGKPTTIITTTQAGGTGTKPTILGISSVSPNTTNKPGTTIIKTIPMSAIQQGGVSGSPGIKSPITIITTKMVTPGTQGKIITAVPKLATGAGQQGVTQVVLKGAPGQPGTILRTVPMGGVRLVSPGTVSAGKPTVTTLVVKGTTGVTTLGTVTGTVTSSVAGGNVVSANTSLATPVTNLASIATLASQVINPAAITVSASQTSLATATMQSAAQPTQVTLITTPSGAEAQPAQDLPVSILASPTSEQPSTTSADAGDGAGDSAGTVTLVCSNPPCETHETGTTNTSTTASAKMGTEQVCSNPPCETHVTGTTNTATTASANMGMEQQVCTNPPSETHDTGTTNTATTASCNMGSKEMGTVNSKTEASSSAESSASGSEPSTPVTESSGASGAMRQENLRTGTTNTSTTARSNMGSDQTGTVQSSNKSKAAISSTLMPVSSNPPCEAQDTDTTNTSTVSGEGDVQQVCSNPPCETLETGTTNSATQSTSSMGSGQSNVVQRVCSNPPCETHETGTTNTPTRVSSIGAGQNGSVQRVCSNPPCETHETGTTNTPTQASSSIGAGQNGSVQRVCSNPPCETHETGTTNTPTRVSSIGAGQNGSVQRVCSNPPCETHETGTTNTPTQASSSIGAGQNGSIQRVCSNPPCETHETGTTNTPTRVSSSIGAEQNGNVRRVCSNPPCETHETGTTNTPTQASSSIGAEQNGNVRRVCSNPPCETHETGTTNTPTQASSSIGAEQNGSVQRVCSNPPCETHETGTTNTSTTATSSLETGEGTAQQGADGQGDSGISSEPTSSTEPANPTTQSRAFTMVTQATPTPGPSVPEISSMAGSAVVAEVPGEAEAMEQSSAEAVAAAEEPMQTECQGELSEEGAVRVVAIDEGAAGDEGTMIQVHVAMEAQPGQGDQAEQMEAGVEAAEAMSLAAQDSEALALPQELMSAEGQQTTLMVTGLTPEELAVTAAAEAAAQAAATEEAQALAIQAVLQAAQQAVLREGDAGQDGQQSTTIPIVLTQQELAALVQQQQQLQEAQAAAAQQLRAEAAALPTEALAPADSLNDPASESNGHEMATAVTATVARLLPRTSAETLAPSSTFAPSQPMVVASPAKIQAATALAEVANGIESAAGKQEAPPAVVKPPVKKEHQWFDVGVVKVTNMVVTHYYVPADDSPVTDDDSGAIPDYSRMKKIELSPGTAYKFRVAGINACGRGTFSEVSAFKTCLPGFPGAPCAIKISKSPDGAHLTWEPPSVTSGKIIEYSVYLAIQSSQTVEAKASTPAQLAFMRVYCGPSPSCLVQSSSLSNAHIDYTTKPAIIFRIAARNEKGYGPATQVRWLQETSKDGSAAKPVAKRPVSSPDLKGTGPKKARSDQ, from the exons ATGGCTTCTTCAGGCACCGCGGGCTCGGTTCTGCAGCTGCGCTGGAAGAGGGTTTTGGGCTGGTCCGGTCCGGTTCCTCGCCCGAGACACGGACACCGAGCCGTGGCCATTAAAGAGCTGATGGTGGTGTTCGGCGGAGGGAATGAAGGGATTGTGGATGAACTGCACGTCTATAACACAG cCACCAATCAGTGGTTTATTCCTGCTGTCCGTGGTGACATTCCTCCTGGCTGCGCTGCATATGGATTTGTGTGCGACGGCACCCGACTCCTTGTTTTCGGGGGCATGGTTGAATATGGAAAGTACAGCAACGATCTCTATGAACTACAG gcCAGCAGGTGGGAGTGGAAACGGTTGAAGCCCAAAGCCCCGAAGAATGGCCCACCACCTTGTCCCCGTCTGGGCCACAGTTTTTCTCTAATTGGAAACAAATGCTATTTGTTTGGTGGACTGGCAAATGACAGTGAGGATCCCAAAAACAATATTCCAAG ATACCTGAATGACCTCTATACACTCGAGCTACGCCCAGGCTCTAACGTAGCAGGCTGGGACATCCCCATTACATACGGCGTGCTGCCCCCTCCTCGAGAGAGCCACACTGCTGTCGTCTACACAGAGAAAACATCCAAAAAGTCTCGCCTCATCATCTACGGTGGCATGAGTGGCTGCCGTCTTGGAGATCTGTGGACTTTAGATATAG ATACTTTGACCTGGAACAAACCTGCCATAAGTGGTGCGGCACCGCTGCCTCGCAGTCTCCATTCTGCCACTACTATAACCAACAA GATGTTTGTGTTTGGTGGATGGGTCCCTCTGGTTATGGATGATGTCAAAGTAGCTACACACGAAAAGGAATGGAAGTGCACTAACACTTTGGCCTGTTTAAATCTTG ACACAATGTCGTGGGAAACTATTTTGATGGACACTCTAGAGGATAATATCCCAAGGGCCAGAGCTGGACACTGCTCTGTGGCTATTAACAATAGACTGTATGTATGGAGTGGCAGAGATGGTTACCGCAAAGCCTGGAACAACCAAGTTTGCTGCAAAGACCTGTGGTACCTGGAGACAG ATCGTCCTCTGCCTCCATCACGTGTGCAACTGGTCCGTGCCAACACCAACTCTCTGGAGGTGAGCTGGGGGGCAGTGCCCACAGCAGATACATACCTGCTACAGCTGCAGAAATATGACATCCCTGCTGCGACAGCTGCCATGTCTCCGACCGTCAACCCCACTTCGTCCTTGCCCGTCAACTCGCCCAAGAGTCCTGTGCCTGCCTCTGCTGCTCCTGCGGCTCAGAGCATGCCGCTCTCTGGGGTCACACTGGTGCCACAAGTCCCTTCACCCACTACTTTCATGCCAGGCAGCCCGATAGCAGCCTCACCTCGTGGGCCAG CTATTCTTAAAGTGGCAGCGCCTCATTCCACACCTGGGACATCCGTTGTTACTGTACGTCAGGCCATCCCAGGGTCTAAATCCCCGGTCACTGTAACATCACTTCCTGCAGGGGTCCGCATGGTTGTCCCTGCACAGAGCACCCAGGGCACG CCGATCGGCAGCAGTCCTCAGATGAGTGGCATGGCTGCTTTGGCTGCAGCTGCAGCTGCCACACAGAAGATCCCGCCCTCTTCCACAACCACTGTGTTAAATGTTCCTGCAGGAGCCACCCTAGTAAAGACTGTCGCTATGACTCCAGGATCCACGACTCTTCCCGCTACCGTCAAAGTAGCTTCTCCTGTTATG GTTACTAACCCTGCTACCCGAATGCTAAAAACGGCTGCAGCCCAGGTCGGCACTTCAGCCATATCTACTCCCAACACCCCGACTCGCCCCATCATCACTGTACACAAATCGGGCACGGTGACCGTAGCCCAGCAGGCCCAGGTTGTCACCACCATGGTTGGAGGAGTCACCAAAACTATAACGCTTGTCAAGAGCCCTATCACAATGAGTGGCGGCAGTGCTCTG ATCTCCAGTCTTGGGAAAATGATGTCTGTTGTTCAGACCAAACCAGTACAGACTTCTGCAGTGACTGGACAGGCTGGAAGTAGCCCTGTCACACTAATACAG aCAAAGACTCCTCTGCCTGCTGGTACCATCTTGAAGCTGGTCACATCTGCAGATGGCAAGCCCACCACTATCATTACAACTACCCAGGCAGGAGGGACTGGCACCAAGCCCACAATCTTGGGCATCAGCAGTGTCTCTCCAAACACCACCAATAAACCAGGCACCACCATTATTAAAACCATTCCCATGTCTGCCATTCAACAAGGAG GTGTGTCTGGTAGTCCTGGCATCAAGTCCCCCATCACGATTATTACCACCAAGATGGTTACTCCTGGCACTCAAGGCAAAATCATAACCGCTGTGCCTAAACTGGCTACAGGGGCAGGACAACAGGGTGTCACACAG GTTGTCCTGAAGGGGGCGCCAGGTCAGCCTGGCACTATCCTGCGTACTGTTCCAATGGGTGGAGTTCGTCTTGTTTCACCAGGCACTGTGTCAGCTGGCAAACCAACCGTTACCACATTGGTCGTCAAGGGCACCACAG GTGTCACAACTCTGGGCACAGTAACTGGTACTGTAACAAGCAGTGTGGCAGGGGGCAATGTGGTGAGCGCTAACACTAGCCTGGCGACACCTGTCACCAATCTTGCCTCCATCGCCACGTTGGCCAGTCAGGTGATCAATCCCGCAGCCATCACTGTATCTGCTTCCCAGACCAGCCTTGCCACTGCCACAATGCAG TCGGCAGCCCAACCTACTCAAGTGACTCTGATCACCACTCCCAGTGGTGCGGAGGCCCAGCCTGCACAGGACTTGCCTGTCTCCATCCTGGCCTCTCCCACGTCTGAGCAGCCCTCTACCACCAGTGCTGATGCTGGAGACGGTGCGGGTGACAGTGCTGGTACCGTGactttggtctgttctaaccCT CCATGTGAAACTCACGAGACTGGAACGACCAACACGTCTACAACTGCATCTGCTAAAATGGGCACTGAACAGGTTTGCTCCAACCCTCCATGTGAGACACACGTAACGGGCACCACCAACACCGCTACGACTGCCTCTGCCAACATGGGCATGGAACAACAG GTGTGCACCAACCCTCCTTCAGAAACACATGACACGGGCACAACCAACACCGCCACCACTGCCAGCTGCAACATGGGTTCTAAAGAGATGGGCACAGTGAACAGCAAGACAGAGGCATCTTCGTCTGCTGAATCCTCGGCTTCCGGGTCAGAACCATCCACGCCTGTCACAGAAAGCAGTGGTGCTTCTGGTGCCATGCGGCAGGAGAATCTCCGCACTGGTACCACCAACACCTCCACCACAGCCCGCTCCAACATGGGCTCTGATCAGACAGGAACAGTGCAGAGCTCTAACAAAAGTAAAGCTGCCATCTCTTCCACACTGATGCCTGTTTCCTCCAACCCTCCCTGCGAGGCGCAGGATACGGACACCACAAACACGTCCACTGTGTCTGGCGAAGGAGATGTCCAGCAGGTCTGCTCGAATCCACCATGTGAGACACTTGAAACGGGCACGACCAACTCTGCTACACAGTCAACCTCCAGTATGGGCAGTGGGCAGAGCAATGTTGTGCAGAGGGTGTGCTCCAATCCGCCTTGTGAAACCCATGAAACGGGCACTACCAATACGCCAACTCGGGTGTCATCTATTGGAGCTGGACAGAATGGCAGCGTACAAAGGGTGTGTTCAAACCCACCCTGTGAAACCCATGAAACGGGCACTACCAATACGCCAACTCAGGCGTCATCATCTATTGGAGCTGGACAGAATGGCAGCGTACAAAGGGTGTGTTCAAACCCACCCTGTGAAACCCATGAAACGGGCACTACCAATACGCCAACTCGGGTGTCATCTATTGGAGCTGGACAGAATGGCAGCGTACAAAGGGTGTGTTCAAACCCACCCTGTGAAACCCATGAAACGGGCACTACCAATACGCCAACTCAGGCGTCATCATCTATTGGAGCTGGACAGAATGGCAGCATACAAAGGGTGTGTTCAAACCCGCCGTGTGAAACCCATGAAACGGGCACTACCAATACGCCAACTCGGGTGTCATCTTCTATTGGAGCTGAACAGAATGGCAACGTACGAAGGGTGTGTTCAAACCCGCCCTGTGAAACCCATGAAACGGGCACTACCAATACGCCAACTCAGGCGTCATCTTCTATTGGAGCTGAACAGAATGGCAACGTACGAAGGGTGTGTTCAAACCCGCCCTGTGAAACCCATGAAACGGGCACTACCAATACGCCAACTCAGGCGTCATCTTCTATTGGAGCTGAACAGAATGGCAGCGTACAAAGGGTGTGTTCAAACCCACCCTGTGAAACCCATGAAACGGGGACTACCAATACTTCCACAACTGCGACTAGCAGCTTAGAGACTGGAGAAGGTACAG CTCAACAGGGTGCTGATGGACAGGGTGACAGTGGCATCAGCTCAGAACCCACATCCTCCACAGAACCAGCCAATCCCACAACACAAAGCAGAGCCTTCACCATGGTGACACAGGCCACGCCCACTCCAGGACCATCAGTACCG GAAATCTCGTCCATGGCTGGCTCTGCAGTGGTGGCAGAAGTACCGGGAGAGGCGGAAGCCATGGAGCAGAGCAGCGCTGAGGCTGTAGCAGCTGCAGAAGAGCCCATGCAGACAGAGTGTCAGGGAGAACTAAGTGAAGAGGGAGCTGTCAGGGTGGTTGCCATAGATGAGGGTGCAGCGGGTGATGAGGGCACCATGATACAGGTTCATGTTGCTATGGAAGCACAACCCGGCCAAGGAGATCAGGCTGAG CAGATGGAGGCTGGTGTGGAGGCAGCAGAAGCGATGAGTCTTGCTGCGCAGGACTCGGAAGCTCTCGCTCTGCCTCAGGAGCTGATGTCTGCTGAAGGACAGCAGACGACTCTCATGGTGACTGGACTGACCCCGGAGGAGCTGGCAGTGACTGCAGCAGCTGAGGCTGCTGCACAGGCTGCAGCTACAGAAGAGGCTCAGGCCCTCGCCATCCAGGCTGTGCTACAAGCAGCTCAGCAGGCTGTACTCC GTGAAGGGGATGCAGGTCAGGACGGGCAGCAGTCCACCACCATCCCTATAGTTTTGACCCAGCAGGAGCTTGCTGCCTTAGttcagcagcagcaacagctgcAGGAGGCGCAGGCGGCTGCAGCCCAGCAGTTGCGTGCTGAAGCAGCTGCACTGCCCACTGAGGCCTTGGCACCAGCAGACAGCCTCAACGATCCAGCATCTGAAAGCAACGGCCATGAGATGGCAACCGCTGTTACTGCCACTGTGGCCCGTCTACTTCCTCGCACTTCTGCTGAGA CTTTGGCCCCATCAAGTACTTTTGCTCCATCTCAGCCGATGGTGGTCGCCAGCCCTGCCAAGATTCAAGCAGCCACCGCTCTAGCTGAGGTGGCCAATGGGATTGAGTCTGCAGCTGGG AAGCAAGAAGCACCTCCAGCTGTTGTGAAGCCTCCAGTGAAGAAAGAGCATCAGTGGTTTGATGTTGGAGTCGTCAAGGTGACAAACATGGTTGTCACTCACTATTATGTGCCGGCAGATGATTCACCTGTTACTGAT GATGATTCCGGTGCCATACCAGACTACAGCCGGATGAAGAAAATAGAGCTGTCTCCTGGCACTGCTTACAAGTTCCGCGTTGCCGGTATCAATGCATGCGGCCGGGGAACGTTCTCTGAGGTCTCTGCATTTAAGACCTGTTTACCTGGCTTCCCTGGAGCACCGTGTGCCATTAAAATAAGCAAG AGTCCTGATGGTGCCCACCTGACCTGGGAGCCTCCTTCAGTGACGTCAGGGAAGATCATTGAGTACTCCGTGTATCTGGCCATCCAGAGCTCACAGACAGTGGAGGCGAAAGCATCCACTCCGGCTCAGCTCGCCTTCATGCGGGTGTACTGTGGGCCCAGCCCGTCCTGCCTAGTGCAGTCATCTAGTCTCTCCAACGCCCACATTGACTACACCACCAAACCCGCCATCATCTTCCGTATCGCCGCCCGCAATGAGAAGGGCTATGGTCCTGCCACGCAAGTCAGGTGGCTACAAG